One Nitrospirota bacterium genomic window carries:
- a CDS encoding type IV pilus twitching motility protein PilT, with protein sequence MEMLDILRAVVEKKASDIHIVVGKPPMVRVYGHIQPLEGFPELTAEDSKKLIYSLLYEDQIQRFEEKLELDCSYNVPGLSRFRVNVLLQKNGVEAVLRLIPSKIPDPKSLRLSPAILELTKLPRGMILVTGPTGSGKSTTLASLIDIINAERKEHILTIEDPIEFVYESKGCIVRQREVGAQTHSFSEALKHALRQDPDIILVGEMRDLETISLAVSAAETGHLVFGTLHTQDAPQTVDRVVDVFPPHQQQQIRVQLSTTLKAVICQQLIPRADGNGRAAAREVMIVTPAIANLIREGKTHQIYSAIETGLKFGMISMDMSLAELVKEKLVTLEEAMSKAQNPEAVRTRAGALGAPPSMGVKV encoded by the coding sequence GTGAGGGTATATGGACATATTCAGCCACTTGAAGGATTTCCCGAACTCACAGCAGAAGACTCCAAGAAACTTATCTATAGCCTTCTCTATGAAGACCAGATACAGAGGTTTGAAGAGAAACTCGAACTTGACTGCTCATACAATGTCCCAGGATTAAGCAGATTCAGGGTAAACGTCCTTCTACAGAAAAACGGGGTGGAGGCGGTGCTGAGGTTAATACCCTCAAAGATACCTGACCCGAAATCCCTGAGGCTCTCTCCAGCAATCCTTGAACTTACAAAACTCCCTCGTGGTATGATACTCGTGACAGGACCAACAGGCTCTGGAAAATCAACCACACTTGCTTCACTTATAGATATCATAAATGCGGAACGAAAGGAGCATATCCTTACAATCGAAGACCCTATAGAATTCGTTTATGAGAGTAAGGGATGCATCGTAAGACAGAGAGAGGTTGGCGCCCAGACGCATTCTTTTTCAGAAGCGCTTAAACATGCTTTAAGACAGGACCCTGATATCATCCTTGTTGGAGAGATGCGAGACCTTGAAACCATCTCACTCGCAGTAAGCGCTGCAGAGACAGGTCATCTCGTATTCGGCACACTCCATACCCAGGATGCACCACAGACGGTAGACAGGGTGGTTGATGTCTTTCCACCACATCAACAGCAACAGATAAGGGTCCAGTTATCCACAACACTGAAGGCAGTAATATGTCAACAGTTAATACCGCGTGCGGATGGGAATGGAAGGGCTGCAGCGAGGGAAGTCATGATAGTAACACCTGCTATAGCCAATCTGATTCGTGAGGGAAAAACACACCAGATATATAGTGCTATAGAGACAGGCTTAAAGTTCGGCATGATAAGTATGGATATGTCTCTCGCAGAACTTGTAAAGGAGAAACTTGTTACATTAGAGGAAGCGATGTCAAAGGCACAGAATCCCGAGGCGGTTAGAACAAGAGCAGGTGCACTTGGGGCACCACCATCTATGGGTGTGAAGGTATGA
- a CDS encoding cyclic nucleotide-binding domain-containing protein, whose amino-acid sequence MEGNIESLRTIPVFTSISEETLRSLALLLKENKYLKGEYIIREGEQADSMYILHSGEVEVRKVIDSKTGKYKILAILEEGDVFGEMAVFGEKFRSADVVARKDCSLWKIDCSDLFDVINTDPKSGIRLLEVIIAILISRIKSLNRELTTLYELGRLIPQAEDINALTGMVFEQLMNDIEPAKAGFIAIWNKYNEEFDIYQSANIKKVHHIEKSDPVAVWILENKSSLLIKDTGIEKRFKDRFYSGRSMIASPLIYNGEITGFILLSNPSRKNAFTYSHMVLLSTACNQVTARLKEIERRGEEKLRERLGEGKLMVSLYPTVGP is encoded by the coding sequence ATGGAAGGTAACATTGAGTCTCTCAGAACTATCCCGGTATTCACCAGTATAAGCGAAGAAACTCTACGCTCCTTAGCCTTACTCTTGAAAGAAAATAAATACTTAAAAGGAGAATACATAATCCGTGAAGGTGAACAGGCAGATAGCATGTATATACTCCATTCAGGAGAGGTTGAGGTGAGAAAGGTTATAGACAGCAAGACAGGTAAATACAAGATACTTGCAATACTTGAGGAGGGTGATGTCTTCGGTGAAATGGCAGTCTTTGGTGAAAAGTTCCGCTCTGCAGATGTAGTAGCAAGAAAAGACTGTTCGCTCTGGAAGATAGATTGTAGTGACCTTTTCGATGTCATTAATACTGACCCTAAAAGTGGCATTCGCCTTCTTGAGGTCATAATAGCAATACTCATATCAAGGATAAAGTCACTAAACAGGGAACTCACAACACTTTATGAGTTAGGAAGGTTGATCCCTCAGGCTGAGGACATAAATGCACTAACAGGTATGGTGTTTGAACAGTTAATGAATGACATAGAACCTGCAAAGGCAGGATTCATTGCTATATGGAATAAATACAACGAGGAGTTTGATATATACCAGTCGGCAAATATCAAAAAGGTACACCATATAGAAAAGAGTGACCCTGTTGCTGTATGGATACTTGAAAATAAGTCTTCTCTTCTTATCAAAGACACAGGGATAGAGAAAAGGTTTAAAGACAGATTCTATTCAGGCCGTTCTATGATTGCCTCCCCACTCATATACAATGGTGAAATCACTGGCTTTATACTCCTCAGCAACCCTTCGAGGAAGAATGCCTTTACATACAGCCATATGGTTCTCCTCTCTACAGCATGTAATCAGGTTACTGCAAGGCTGAAGGAGATCGAACGAAGAGGGGAAGAAAAACTCAGGGAGCGGTTAGGAGAGGGGAAATTGATGGTCAGTCTGTATCCAACTGTTGGCCCCTGA
- a CDS encoding type IV pilus twitching motility protein PilT, with protein MKIDELLRTLVERGGSDLHLKVGRPPMMRIKGELLPADFPEISKDGMNEMLHSLLSDLQIKKLEEERELDFSYLVEGLARFRGNTFHQMGYLGAVFRVIPVEIKTVEELGLPLVLKELVHRRQGIVLVTGPTGSGKSTTLAAMIDHVNESRNDHIITIEDPVEFVHRDKKCTINQREVGFDTRSFSEALKRALRQDPDIILVGEMRDPETISIAMTAAETGHLVFSTLHTNDAKQSIDRIIDTFPPEQQHQVRMQLAMTLAATVSQRLVKKSDGSGRIAVLEIMINTPTIRKMIEEGKTGAIDKAIHDSASLYKMQTMNQHLFEYVKEGAITKEDALNISNNPNDLRIMLQTQMPVEEPAPQPQQKPSPFAQKPSGLEGRYGR; from the coding sequence ATGAAGATAGATGAACTGTTGAGGACATTGGTCGAGAGGGGTGGCTCTGACTTACATCTCAAGGTAGGACGTCCACCGATGATGAGGATTAAAGGAGAACTTTTACCTGCTGATTTTCCTGAGATCTCAAAAGACGGGATGAATGAGATGCTTCACTCCCTACTTTCTGATCTCCAGATAAAAAAACTCGAAGAGGAAAGAGAACTTGATTTCTCATATCTTGTTGAGGGACTGGCAAGATTCAGAGGAAACACATTTCACCAGATGGGTTATCTCGGTGCAGTATTCAGAGTGATACCGGTCGAGATCAAGACTGTGGAAGAACTCGGCTTACCACTTGTCTTGAAGGAACTTGTCCATAGAAGACAGGGGATTGTACTTGTCACAGGACCTACAGGCTCTGGAAAATCCACCACACTTGCGGCAATGATCGACCATGTTAATGAATCGCGTAACGACCACATCATAACTATAGAAGACCCTGTAGAATTTGTGCACAGGGATAAGAAATGCACGATTAATCAGCGTGAGGTCGGTTTTGATACAAGGTCATTCTCAGAGGCATTAAAAAGGGCATTAAGACAGGACCCCGATATAATCCTCGTTGGAGAAATGAGAGACCCTGAGACAATCTCGATAGCGATGACTGCCGCAGAAACAGGTCACCTCGTATTCAGCACACTTCATACAAATGATGCAAAGCAGTCTATAGACCGCATAATAGACACATTTCCACCCGAACAGCAACACCAGGTGAGGATGCAGCTTGCTATGACACTTGCTGCCACTGTATCGCAGAGACTCGTAAAAAAATCTGATGGCTCAGGGAGGATTGCAGTTCTTGAGATAATGATAAATACACCCACTATCCGCAAGATGATCGAAGAAGGTAAAACAGGGGCAATAGATAAAGCGATACACGATTCTGCATCGCTATATAAGATGCAGACGATGAATCAGCACCTATTCGAGTATGTGAAGGAAGGTGCAATAACAAAAGAGGACGCACTTAACATAAGCAATAATCCGAATGACCTCAGGATAATGCTCCAGACCCAGATGCCTGTGGAAGAGCCAGCACCACAACCACAGCAAAAACCATCGCCATTTGCCCAGAAACCTTCAGGGCTGGAGGGCAGATATGGAAGGTAA
- a CDS encoding PBP1A family penicillin-binding protein: MQGKIRFGLLLIVIFIVISAGIAGGFVYSLKGDLPSVDSLKKQQHFDGTKVYGDDGELIGEFNIEKGIYVPLNAIPKSLKNAVIAIEDSRFYEHKGLDYIAIARAAIKDILYVSIKEGGSTITQQLAKVVFLTPEKSIKRKIKEAYLAIKMEKTLTKNQILELYLNKIYFGHGAYGVEMASRTYFGKSAESLSTAEAALLAGLIKSPMIYSPYNDLEKARFRQITVLERMESEGFIKKGAAEKLWQQPIRFINLRKRDDNMQYFLEHVRRYLEDKYGSESVYKGGLRVYTTLDRRMQRAAIKALQEGLREIDKRQGYRGPIEHIDVIKEKKKKKADNKATHSVVMISGEIFNGTVIKVTKDYAVVRARGIVGRIALEDMLWAGRVLTKGGRIKEYKELNVSDILKKGDVVRVRLKSKSQKGVSFSLEQEPVVEGAIVVIEPSTGYIKAMVGGYDFTRSEYNRVLFARRQAGSAFKPIVYASAIERGFTPSSIIIDEPVTYDETAFKAGWSPENYDKKYYGPTMLRTALAYSRNVVTVKLLEKIGVDSVIDFARKLGIGGPFERDFTIALGSCDVTPLELTLAYSTFANGGVKMKPLTIKYILDSKDNILETNQPEGQGVISKEASFLITNMMEDVVKYGTGWRAKSLGRAVVGKTGTTNEYRDAWFIGYTPEIVAGVWVGFDNRQPLGPGETGARAASPIWVSLMREILETIPPSNFIIPDGIVAAEVDAETGLLATNESRVRYIEYFKKGSLPAYSTPDSKERLGVRTMGDLPYSPLRGQQLDTD, from the coding sequence ATGCAAGGCAAGATAAGGTTTGGCCTTCTTCTGATTGTTATATTTATAGTCATCTCCGCGGGAATCGCTGGTGGTTTTGTATATTCCCTGAAGGGTGATCTCCCATCAGTTGATTCATTAAAGAAACAACAGCATTTTGATGGTACAAAGGTCTATGGAGACGATGGTGAACTGATTGGAGAATTCAATATCGAAAAGGGAATATATGTTCCGCTGAATGCCATCCCCAAAAGCCTTAAAAATGCAGTTATCGCAATTGAGGATTCAAGGTTTTATGAACACAAAGGTCTTGATTATATTGCTATAGCGAGGGCTGCGATAAAAGACATACTCTATGTAAGTATTAAAGAGGGTGGAAGCACCATAACCCAGCAGCTCGCAAAGGTTGTATTCCTCACGCCTGAGAAGAGCATAAAAAGAAAGATTAAAGAGGCTTATCTTGCTATAAAGATGGAGAAGACTCTCACAAAAAATCAGATACTTGAGTTATATCTCAACAAGATATATTTTGGACATGGTGCCTACGGTGTAGAGATGGCTTCAAGAACATACTTTGGAAAATCGGCAGAATCCCTTTCAACTGCTGAAGCAGCCCTGCTTGCAGGTCTAATCAAGTCACCTATGATATACTCCCCATACAATGACCTTGAAAAGGCACGATTTAGACAGATTACAGTCCTTGAAAGGATGGAATCAGAAGGTTTTATCAAGAAGGGCGCAGCAGAGAAACTCTGGCAGCAACCCATAAGGTTTATAAACCTAAGGAAACGGGATGACAATATGCAGTATTTCCTCGAACATGTACGCAGATACCTTGAGGACAAATATGGTAGTGAAAGCGTCTATAAAGGTGGGCTCAGGGTATATACAACGCTTGACAGGAGGATGCAGAGGGCTGCAATAAAGGCGCTACAGGAAGGACTTCGTGAGATAGATAAAAGACAGGGATACAGAGGACCGATAGAGCATATAGATGTTATAAAGGAGAAGAAGAAAAAGAAGGCAGATAATAAGGCAACACACTCTGTTGTTATGATTTCTGGAGAGATATTCAATGGGACTGTAATAAAGGTTACAAAAGATTATGCAGTGGTCAGGGCAAGGGGTATTGTCGGCAGGATAGCCCTTGAGGATATGTTATGGGCTGGAAGAGTTTTGACTAAAGGAGGCAGGATAAAGGAATATAAAGAACTTAATGTAAGCGACATACTCAAGAAAGGCGATGTAGTGAGGGTGCGGTTAAAATCAAAATCACAGAAAGGAGTATCATTTAGCCTTGAACAGGAACCGGTAGTTGAAGGTGCAATTGTAGTTATTGAACCATCTACAGGATATATAAAGGCGATGGTTGGAGGATACGATTTTACGAGAAGTGAATATAACAGAGTATTATTCGCAAGACGACAGGCAGGCTCGGCATTCAAACCAATTGTATATGCATCGGCTATTGAGCGGGGATTTACACCGTCAAGCATCATTATCGATGAACCTGTGACTTATGATGAAACTGCATTCAAGGCGGGATGGAGTCCTGAGAACTACGATAAAAAATATTATGGACCAACAATGTTAAGAACAGCTCTCGCCTATTCAAGGAATGTAGTCACGGTAAAATTGCTTGAGAAAATAGGTGTTGACAGTGTAATCGATTTTGCCAGGAAACTGGGAATCGGTGGACCATTTGAGCGTGATTTTACTATAGCGCTCGGTTCATGCGATGTCACACCCCTTGAATTGACCTTAGCATATAGTACCTTTGCAAATGGTGGTGTTAAGATGAAGCCATTAACAATAAAGTATATTCTGGATTCAAAAGATAACATCCTTGAGACAAATCAACCTGAAGGTCAAGGGGTTATAAGTAAAGAGGCATCATTTCTGATAACAAATATGATGGAGGATGTGGTTAAATATGGAACAGGCTGGAGGGCTAAGTCACTCGGCAGGGCAGTTGTAGGAAAGACTGGCACTACAAATGAATACAGGGATGCATGGTTTATTGGATATACACCTGAGATTGTAGCAGGGGTATGGGTCGGTTTTGACAATAGACAGCCCCTCGGTCCTGGTGAGACAGGCGCAAGGGCTGCCAGCCCAATATGGGTATCTTTGATGCGTGAGATACTTGAGACTATCCCTCCGTCTAATTTCATCATACCGGATGGAATTGTTGCAGCAGAGGTGGATGCAGAGACTGGGCTATTAGCCACAAATGAGAGTAGAGTGAGATATATAGAGTATTTTAAAAAGGGAAGCCTTCCTGCGTATTCAACCCCCGATTCAAAGGAAAGACTGGGTGTAAGAACTATGGGTGATCTTCCATATAGCCCGCTCAGGGGCCAACAGTTGGATACAGACTGA